One region of Solanum pennellii chromosome 6, SPENNV200 genomic DNA includes:
- the LOC107022625 gene encoding probable methyltransferase PMT15 has translation MAGSNPTPYYTPTSKLTPTSHHSSLPLKKPNLYSLIAITFLCSVFYFTGVWHSSTTGAGAGSSSVVITTTSLPCFPSKNTSTSPSSSTTSTKKLDFTTHHSAAYDGAAPDDAIKIYPVCDIKYSEYTPCEDPERSLKFNRRRLIYRERHCPEKNEVLKCRIPAPYGYKNPFKWPVSRDVAWYANVPHKELTVEKAVQNWIRYEGDKFRFPGGGTMFPNGADAYIDDIAKLINLKDGSIRTAIDTGCGVASWGAYLLSRNIIAMSFAPRDSHEAQVQFALERGVPALIGVIASKRLPYPSRAFDMAHCSRCLIPWGEYDGTYLIEVDRVLRPGGFWILSGPPINWKRHWKGWDRTREDLYAEQNKIEQVAKRLCWKKFVEKDDIAIWQKPFNHMKCTEFRNRNKNPPMCPTQDPDKAWYTKIETCLTPLPEVASEGDLAGGQLEKWPKRLNAIPPRISRGTVDGVTAEVFQKDSELWKRRVSYYKSVNNQLDQPGRYRNILDMNAFLGGFAANLVNDPVWVMNIVPVEVKTNTLGAIYERGLIGTYQSWCEAMSTYPRTYDLIHADSVFTLYEKRCEMEDIVLELDRILRPEGSVIIRDDVDILIRVKRIADGLNWDSLIVDHEDGPLEREKLFFAVKTYSTAPATQPSKTT, from the exons ATGGCGGGTTCTAATCCAACACCTTACTATACTCCAACCTCCAAACTCACTCCAACTTCCCACCATTCTTCTTTACCTTTGAAAAAACCCAATCTTTATTCATTAATTGCCATCACTTTTCTCTGCTCTGTTTTTTACTTCACAGGTGTATGGCACAGCAGCACCACCGGCGCCGGTGCCGGCAGCAGCAGTGTCGTCATCACCACCACTTCCCTCCCCTGTTTCCCTTCTAAAAACACCTCCACATCTCCTTCATCTTCAACCACCAGCACCAAAAAACTAGACTTCACCACCCATCACTCCGCCGCATACGACGGAGCAGCACCTGATGACGCAATCAAGATTTACCCTGTTTGCGACATCAAGTACAGTGAGTATACCCCATGTGAAGACCCTGAAAGATCATTGAAATTCAATAGAAGAAGATTAATTTACAGAGAAAGGCATTGCCCTGAAAAGAATGAAGTTTTGAAATGCCGTATACCTGCACCTTACGGTTACAAGAATCCATTTAAATGGCCTGTTAGTAGAGATGTTGCATGGTATGCGAATGTTCCACATAAAGAATTAACAGTAGAAAAAGCTGTTCAAAATTGGATAAGATATGAAGGTGACAAATTCAGATTTCCTGGTGGTGGAACTATGTTCCCTAATGGTGCTGATGCTTACATTGATGACATTGCAAAATTGATCAATCTTAAAGATGGCTCCATTCGAACCGCCATTGATACTGGCTGTGGG GTTGCGAGTTGGGGAGCTTATCTTTTGTCACGAAATATCATAGCCATGTCATTTGCACCTAGGGATTCACATGAAGCACAGGTTCAATTTGCTCTCGAGCGAGGAGTACCTGCTCTAATTGGAGTTATTGCTTCCAAGAGGCTTCCATATCCATCTAGAGCTTTTGACATGGCACATTGCTCTCGTTGTCTAATTCCATGGGGCGAGTATGATGGCACGTATTTGATTGAAGTTGATAGAGTCCTTAGACCTGGTGGATTTTGGATCCTCTCTGGCCCGCCGATCAACTGGAAAAGACATTGGAAAGGCTGGGATAGAACCAGGGAAGACCTATACGctgaacaaaataaaattgagcAAGTAGCTAAGAGACTCTGCTGGAAAAAGTTTGTTGAGAAGGATGATATCGCAATATGGCAGAAGCCGTTCAATCATATGAAGTGTACAGAATTTCGAAACAGAAACAAAAATCCACCAATGTGTCCTACCCAAGATCCCGATAAAGCCTG GTATACAAAGATTGAGACTTGCTTAACTCCCTTGCCAGAAGTTGCAAGTGAAGGAGACCTGGCTGGTGGACAATTGGAAAAGTGGCCTAAAAGATTAAACGCAATACCACCGAGGATAAGCAGGGGAACTGTAGATGGTGTCACAGCAGAAGTTTTCCAGAAGGATTCAGAGCTATGGAAAAGAAGAGTTTCTTATTACAAGTCAGTGAATAACCAGCTCGATCAGCCTGGGCGATACAGAAACATCTTAGATATGAATGCATTCCTAGGTGGCTTTGCTGCAAATTTGGTCAATGATCCTGTTTGGGTGATGAATATAGTTCCCGTTGAGGTTAAGACCAATACACTTGGTGCCATTTATGAACGAGGACTAATAGGAACATACCAAAGCTG GTGCGAGGCGATGTCAACATACCCAAGAACATATGATCTCATTCATGCTGATTCCGTATTTACCCTCTACGAGAAAAG ATGTGAAATGGAAGATATTGTGCTAGAATTGGATAGGATATTAAGGCCAGAGGGAAGTGTAATAATCCGAGACGACGTAGATATATTGATCAGAGTGAAAAGGATAGCAGATGGATTGAACTGGGATAGTCTAATTGTTGATCATGAAGATGGTCCATTGGAGAGGGAGAAGCTTTTCTTTGCAGTAAAGACATACTCGACAGCTCCAGCTACTCAACCATCTAAAACTACTTAA